A stretch of the Conger conger chromosome 3, fConCon1.1, whole genome shotgun sequence genome encodes the following:
- the LOC133124414 gene encoding microtubule-associated protein 2-like isoform X3, with amino-acid sequence MADGRQPQDSGPQWGPPGAQGQAPPAGHSENGFSAYRTCQPGEGPAPGSASYSATKENGFNGDLAGGHPVTAVEDSANLPPSPPPSPSAEQFGPLEQDVGDEEEARPLQRFQNSRERCRFLAPSISVSVPEDEPSHSDEEYFEHPLFSPEWTRYGYCPPSGQAAVFRQIEVLTSPLLPLSEEELTEAEEEEEIAEAAPEEQERQSSGEEPEQGPEAEPLEQAENLGEVQAQPCLQAEAASVPPEAPNGSGNEAGLDKGPEEALKMDEGRPDSMQAAAASSDFAEKDLEEHSASFSPAPLTSEKEEEEEPFKPALEIPVNGQKHPKVATEPSSKQPDTSTQPPADHWKGQELTDASKVSSDEEDRPVLQEQAPLEALMGSGHIHSKDSQDEEQIIMDVKPQSMGGEREMEVKSDEEKTKDVEITMVGGSKETTERKEVAFSSDFEEVEAQQGASIARPVDVFGKREAKGQTVPMDTKGEVEIFDQGKAISEKDDLKLHMDTADRLQDVDIEQDKSGMSAYFETSTLKEDEDRGQGEGYYELSDAREKISEPVSTPSPPEIGYTTLTQTQSPEGDARMSPVEDHGPVPVTERRDELSIGKLSLEQRSYSLNISIAPMDQSGGQGQPKNFSPLATDIMSYTSGSLDESAEYLPVTTPSVEKKPNFPPMILETAPSFASPPTSPPAVTTSPKTSSQPESPVLPFPMKFNHRNGTVMAPDLPEMLDLAGVRPRLTSDGSDSEMMRRKSVPANVLMGDSLAKLVLGDQSQTAARSESQLEELGYCVFNEYSGPMPSPADVHSPLDSPPKIFPTIMSEKDQGMKELMTVEGEVTEAQDQKEVAEQKEAKEKTEEETEMPKDVEEDESEYVVGEKTVLFEALAAKDSESTPVIKPAELLLEKPKDFSLKTSLTSDIKGQIIPEVEEQDLSREASPVPPDRFGTEAMESQPDRPVTPTVTITLDETKPEIDRDAQLATQAEIADAENKIRKLEMESRPLSVEEERELQELREKVKDKPDLVHQEAYEEVDAEDVYQLTGVAKDRIAKPVKPSPASSVESATDEEKVDVLEQEKVQQPSKQLSTDEEKVDGLEHKKVLQPKEQLSTDEEKVDAHEQEEVQQPKEQLFTDEEKVDAHEKEEDQQLKEQLSTDVEKVDAPEQEKDQQPKEQLSTDEEKVDAHEQEEDQQPKEQLFTDEEKVDAHEQEEDRQLKEQLSTDEKKVDAHEQEEDQQPKEQISTDVEKVDIHEPELQQSKDQVPLELEAIKADTLEGNAPEASSQPAIGTSTAPGAHSEQEDEDVELAEEPEEVMEEVQASVCLGKEKEQEGLEEAELVEGAKAAAVETLEPRAIIESVVTVEDDFITVVQTIDEGEQSGHSVRFSAPPEDDQVQVHPEEEEEEEEEEEESIEIAQEVALEAASLEEISDVPEVPEMTTSPMKEAASESEPKTETDDYRDETTIDDSILDTDSAWVDTQDDDRSIVTEKIEPLPKVQSPVVSRPSADKHMRAKSAGRARARVSTPERRPVRKERSSGPRDEGRKKKAVIKKADLTKKSESQTRSPSRKSAYRPAARQPRPAQHVSAKRKPAVLSVSPAIGVAEGRQPLSVAHKSRERTADGSSRSPEKRSSLPRPASILTRRAPPADQDETSTSITSSGSTAPRRPTSFRTEGRAEHRTGRAPTMTGTESTRSRSARSGTSTPRTPGSTAITPGTPPSYSCRTPGTPRTPGTPKSLSLLPQEKKVAVIRTPPKSPATTPKQLRVLNQPLPDLKNVKAKIGSTDNIKYQPKGGQVYIQNKKIDLSHITSKCGSMDNIHHRPGGGHIRIESVKLDFKDKAQAKVGSLDNAHHTPGGGNIMIESHKLGFRDTARARVDHGAEIIVTQSPRLSGTTSPHRHSNMSSSGSINLLESPQLATLAEDVTAALAKQGL; translated from the exons TGGAAGACTCCGCCAACCTGCCCCCGTCCCCTCCGCCCTCTCCGTCCGCTGAGCAGTTCGGACCCCTGGAACAAG aCGTaggggacgaggaggaggcaCGCCCTCTCCAACGCTTCCAAAATTCTCGGGAGAGGTGCAGGTTCCTCGCCCCCTCCATCTCGGTGTCTGTGCCCGAGGATGAGCCCTCGCACTCCGATGAGGAGTACTTTGAGCACCCCTTGTTCAGCCCAGAGTGGACGCGGTATGGCTACTGCCCCCCCTCGGGGCAGGCCGCCGTCTTTAGGCAGATCGAAG TCCTTACGTCTCCACTGCTTCCTCTTTCCGAAGAGGAGCTCACAGAAgccgaggaggaagaggagattgCAGAGGCAGCTCCTGAGGAGCAAGAGCGGCAGAGCAGTGGGGAGGAACCTGAGCAGGGGCCCGAGGCGGAGCCCTTAGAGCAGGCAGAGAACTTAGGCGAGGTCCAGGCTCAGCCCTGTCTACAGGCCGAGGCAGCTAGCGTTCCCCCAGAAGCCCCCAATGGGAGTGGCAATGAGGCAGGGTTGGACAAGGGTCCCGAGGAAG CCCTGAAGATGGACGAGGGGAGGCCAGACAGCATGCAGGCTGCTGCCGCCAGCTCAGACTTTGCAGAGAAAGATCTGGAAGAACACTCCGCCTCGTTCAGCCCAGCACCACTCActtcagaaaaagaagaagaagaagagcccTTTAAACCTGCTCTAGAGATCCCAGTCAATGGTCAGAAACACCCCAAAGTGGCCACTGAACCATCCTCCAAGCAGCCTGACACGTCAACCCAACCCCCCGCTGACCACTGGAAGGGGCAGGAATTGACCGATGCCTCTAAAGTAAGCTCAGATGAGGAGGATAGGCCTGTCCTTCAGGAGCAGGCCCCTCTGGAAGCGCTCATGGGCAGTGGTCATATCCACTCTAAGGACAGCCAGGATGAAGAGCAGATAATAATGGATGTCAAACCTCAGAGTATGGGTGGAGAAAGGGAGATGGAAGTCAAATCTGATGAGGAAAAGACAAAGGACGTGGAAATCACAATGGTGGGTGGAAGTAAGGAAACTACTGAAAGGAAAGAAGTTGCATTTAGTTCAGATTTTGAGGAGGTGGAAGCCCAGCAGGGAGCCTCGATTGCTAGACCTGTGGATGTGTTTGGAAAGCGAGAGGCAAAGGGCCAAACTGTCCCCATGGACACCAAAGGTGAAGTGGAGATCTTTGATCAAGGAAAAGCCATCAGTGAAAAGGATGACTTGAAGTTGCACATGGACACTGCTGATCGATTGCAAGATGTGGATATTGAGCAGGACAAATCAGGAATGTCTGCGTACTTTGAGACGTCAACTCTGAAGGAAGATGAAGATAGGGGGCAAGGGGAAGGGTACTATGAGCTTAGTGATGCCAGAGAAAAGATTTCTGAACCAGTCTCCACTCCTTCACCTCCTGAAATTGGGTATACCACACTGACACAAACGCAGTCCCCAGAAGGGGATGCCAGGATGAGCCCTGTGGAAGATCATGGGCCCGTTCcagtcacagagaggagggatgAGCTGTCAATTGGAAAGCTGTCTCTGGAGCAGAGGAGTTACTCCTTAAACATCTCCATCGCACCAATGGATCAAAGTGGAGGGCAGGGGCAGCCAAAGAATTTCTCCCCATTGGCCACAGATATCATGTCCTATACAAGTGGAAGTCTGGATGAGTCTGCAGAGTACCTTCCAGTAACCACCCCTTCTGTGGAAAAGAAACCAAATTTCCCTCCGATGATTCTTGAAACCGCTCCTTCATTTGCCTCTCCCCCAACCTCCCCACCAGCGGTCACAACCAGTCCAAAGACAAGCTCTCAGCCTGAGTCTCCAGTATTACCCTTCCCAATGAAGTTCAACCACAGAAATGGTACCGTGATGGCCCCTGACCTGCCTGAGATGTTGGACCTAGCAGGTGTCAGACCAAGGCTGACATCTGATGGTAGTGACTCAGAAATGATGAGGAGGAAGTCTGTCCCTGCTAATGTGCTCATGGGTGATTCCTTAGCTAAATTAGTGCTAGGTGATCAGAGCCAAACGGCAGCAAGAAGCGAGAGCCAGTTGGAAGAACTGGGCTACTGTGTTTTTAATGAGTACTCTGGCCCAATGCCCTCCCCTGCTGATGTACACAGTCCCTTGGACTCTCCTCCCAAAATCTTCCCCACAATTATGTCAGAGAAGGATCAAGGTATGAAGGAGCTAATGACAGTGGAAGGGGAAGTTACAGAAGCACAAGACCAAAAAGAAGTAGCAGAACAAAAAGAAGCCAAAGAAAAGACAGAGGAAGAAACTGAAATGCCCAAAGACGTAGAGGAGGATGAAAGTGAATATGTGGTTGGAGAAAAAACTGTATTGTTTGAAGCACTTGCCGCCAAAGACAGTGAATCTACACCTGTGATCAAACCTGCAGAACTACTTCTGGAAAAGCCAAAGGATTTCAGTCTGAAGACTAGCCTGACTAGTGACATCAAAGGTCAAATCATTCCTGAGGTGGAGGAGCAAGACCTGTCAAGGGAGGCATCTCCTGTGCCACCAGATAGATTTGGGACAGAGGCTATGGAAAGTCAGCCAGATAGACCAGTGACACCGACTGTTACAATCACCCTTGATGAAACAAAGCCTGAGATAGACAGAGATGCCCAACTAGCAACCCAGGCTGAAATAGCCGACGCCGAAAACAAAATCCGTAAGTTGGAGATGGAGAGCAGGCCTTTGAGCGTGGAGGAGGAACGTGAGCTCCAGGAGCTCAGAGAAAAAGTGAAGGACAAGCCAGACTTAGTACACCAGGAGGCCTACGAGGAGGTGGATGCTGAGGATGTCTACCAGCTCACGGGTGTTGCAAAAGACAGAATTGCAAAACCCGTAAAACCTTCACCAGCATCATCAGTAGAGAGTGCTACAGATGAGGAGAAAGTAGATGTTCTTGAACAAGAGAAGGTTCAGCAACCAAGCAAACAGCTTTCTACAGATGAGGAGAAAGTCGACGGTCTTGAACACAAGAAGGTTCTTCAACCAAAGGAACAGCTTTCTACAGATGAGGAGAAGGTAGATGCTCATGAACAAGAGGAGGTTCAGCAGCCAAAGGAGCAGCTTTTTACAGATGAGGAGAAGGTAGATGCTCATGAAAAAGAGGAGGATCAGCAGCTAAAGGAGCAGCTTTCTACAGATGTGGAGAAAGTAGATGCTCCTGAACAAGAGAAGGACCAGCAGCCAAAGGAGCAGCTTTCTACAGATGAGGAGAAAGTAGATGCTCATGAACAAGAGGAGGACCAGCAGCCAAAGGAGCAGCTTTTTACAGATGAGGAGAAGGTAGATGCTCATGAACAAGAGGAGGATCGGCAGCTAAAGGAGCAGCTTTCCACAGATGAGAAGAAAGTAGATGCCCATGAACAAGAGGAAGATCAGCAGCCAAAGGAGCAGATTTCTACAGATGTGGAGAAAGTCGATATTCATGAACCAGAGCTTCAGCAATCTAAGGATCAGGTCCCTCTGGAATTAGAGGCAATAAAGGCAGATACTCTAGAGGGAAATGCCCCAGAAGCATCTTCACAGCCTGCTATAGGTACCTCTACTGCCCCAGGAGCACATAGTGAGCAAGAGGATGAAGACGTAGAACTGGCTGAAGAGCCTGAAGAAGTCATGGAGGAAGTCCAAGCATCAGTATGTCTGGGAAaggagaaggagcaggaggGGCTTGAGGAGGCAGAGCTTGTTGAAGGTGCAAAAGCAGCTGCTGTGGAGACATTGGAGCCCCGAGCCATCATTGAATCAGTGGTCACTGTGGAAGATGACTTCATCACGGTAGTGCAAACCATCGATGAGGGAGAACAATCCGGACACAGCGTCCGCTTCTCTGCCCCACCTGAGGATGACCAGGTACAAGTTCACccggaggaggaagaagaagaagaagaagaagaagaggaatcAATTGAAATAGCCCAAGAAGTTGCTCTGGAAGCTGCCAGTCTTGAGGAGATTTCAGATGTCCCAGAAGTTCCTGAGATGACCACCTCCCCCATGAAGGAGGCGGCATCAGAGAGCGAGCCAAAAACAGAGACGGATGACTACAGAGACGAGACAACCATCGACGACTCCATCTTAGACACAGACAGTGCCTGGGTGGACACTCAAG ATGATGACAGGAGCATTGTGACAGAGAAAATTGAACCGCTCCCCAAAGTGCAGAGTCCCGTCGTCTCGAGGCCGTCTGCGGACAAGCACATGCGGGCGAAATCCGCGGGCCGAGCGAGGGCGCGTGTCTCCACCCCCGAGCGCCGGCCCGTCCGGAAAGAGCGCAGCTCCGGGCCCAGGGACGAGGGCAGGAAGAAAAAAG CTGTGATTAAGAAGGCTGATCTTACTAAAAAATCAGAGTCTCAGACGCGCTCTCCCTCCCGGAAGAGCGCTTATAGGCCTGCGGCCAGACAGCCCAGGCCAGCCCAGCACGTCAGTGCTAAACGGAAACCCGCAG TTCTATCAGTCTCTCCAGCCATCGGGGTGGCAGAAGGGCGGCAGCCGCTCAGCGTTGCCCATAAGTCCCGGGAAAGGACCGCG GATGGCAGCTCACGGAGCCCAGAGAAGAGGTCCTCCCTGCCCCGGCCTGCCTCCATCCTGACCCGGAGAGCCCCTCCGGCAGACCAGGATGAGACCTCCACCTCCATCACCAGCTCCGGCTCCACTGCCCCCCGCCGCCCCACCT CATTTCGCACTGAGGGCCGGGCAGAGCACAGGACCGGACGGGCCCCCACTATGACAG GGACAGAGTCCACCCGCTCGCGCTCGGCCCGCAgcggcacctccactccccgCACCCCCGGCTCCACGGCCATCACCCCCGGCACCCCGCCCAGCTACTCCTGCCGTACCCCGGGCACCCCCCGCACCCCTGGGACGCCCAAATCCCTGAGCCTGCTGCCCCAGGAGAAGAAGGTGGCCGTCATCCGCACGCCGCCCAAGTCGCCCGCCACCACGCCCAAACAGCTGCGCGTGCTCAACCAGCCGCTGCCCGACCTGAAGAACGTCAAGGCCAAGATCGGCTCCACGGACAACATCAAGTACCAGCCCAAGGGGGGTCAG GTGTACATTCAGAACAAGAAGATAGACCTGAGCCACATCACCTCTAAGTGTGGATCAATGGACAACATTCATCATCGGCCAG GTGGTGGTCACATACGTATCGAGAGTGTGAAATTAGACTTCAAAGACAAGGCCCAGGCCAAAGTGGGCTCCCTGGacaatgctcaccacacacctgGAGGAGGAAACATCATG ATCGAGAGCCACAAGCTGGGCTTCCGAGACACGGCGAGGGCACGCGTGGACCACGGGGCCGAGATCATCGTGACCCAGTCCCCGCGGCTGTCCGGCACCACCTCTCCGCATCGCCACAGCAACATGTCCTCCTCGGGCAGCATCAACCTGCTGGAGTCTCCGCAGCTGGCCACGCTGGCTGAGGACGTCACCGCTGCGCTTGCCAAGCAGGGCTTATGA